A segment of the Corylus avellana chromosome ca2, CavTom2PMs-1.0 genome:
AACTTAGCATTTcctcaaataaaaacaaaatggacaTAGATCATACTTTTATGGGTTTGCTGGATACCAAAATTCAGGATGGTCTTCACACACGCAGCTCCACACAGTAAATGGGGGGGGTGGATCGCATTATGTGGATCTCCTCAAAGAGGAAGCTTTTTGAGGTACGTTCTTTCTTCAGTGTGATTTCTTCTCTTGTGGAGAGGCACGAGATGGGGAGATATTCTTTCCCGTtgaagagtatttggaaggttAAAGTCCCGCTCAGAgttagtttctttgtgtggacggcttCCCTTGGAAGGATTCTCACTTCGGATAACCTTCGGAAGCAAGGTTTGATCGTGGTGGATTGGTGATATATGTGTAAAAGGAGTGGAGAGTCCATTGATCATCTCTTCCTCCATTGTGACGTGGCTCGTGCTCTATGGAgtgttcttttttccctttttgatgTGAAGTGGATCACGAATGGTAGGATTAGTGATCTCCTTGCTTGCTGGAAAGGCCAAAGAGGTAATAAAATGGTGATGGAGGTTTGGAGATTGGCCCTTTTGTGCCTTATGTGGACTATTTGGAGGGAGAGGAATGCTTGATGTTTCAAAGATAAGGAATTGACAATGACGGAACTTAGCAATAAGTTTCTCAATTTGTTCTTCCATTGGGCGGGTGTTTTGAACATTCCTCAAGTTTCTTCGTTGCATCATTTTGtagatttatgttcttctttttatctttaaagcAAAGGGGTGtctttgtatacttcatgtgtccTTGGGTTGCGCTCCTCTACGCTTTTCAATGATATTCttgattatttatcaaaaaaaaaaaaaaaaatgacagaatTAAGTCTAATGGGAATATACCTGGTTTTTGTCACCAGGTTCTGTGTTCAAGGATTGTCTGGATTGGCATATGACTACTCTTATTCCTGCCCCGCCTCCCGCATTGTGCAATACTGCGAAATCAAGTGCTCTTGCGGCCCTGCCTGCTTCATCATTATAGACTGGCCACAGCTGAACAACAATGCTCCAANNNNNNNNNNNNNNNNNNNNNNNNNNNNNNNNNNNNNNNNNNNNNNNNNNNNNNNNNNNNNNNNNNNNNNNNNNNCACGAAGATGAGCCTAGTACGCAGGTCTTAAAAACACCTGCAAGTCTCATGTAGCTTTCAAGGTATTAATACTCCTATATTTATTTCAGTCGTTTCTGAATTGTCTTGTTACTTCTTTTGTAGATACTTGGCTGTATGTTTGGcctttttatggaaaaataaaGTCCCAAGTGTTGATTTATCTAATATCTTCTACTAATTTGATGAAATTTGGATagaaaacttttcaaaatattGGAGCAATGTCTTTGAAAATAACTTGGTCAGGATTGGGAAAAGTTCTTGATACCAATCGATCATAAGAGCAAGGTTAAGTAAATGACATAAACGACTTACTAAGATGATAATCATAAATAACTTTATTGACTCATCCCTTTATCCTTTACTCTCCTAGCTGAAGAAGATCGAGCTAATACGTATACTTGGGATTAGGTATTCTAGTCCCTATCATATCATGTAGGCTCTTTGCTTTAAATTGGCTGTTGATTATAATTTACTGTCAACGTAATGTCTACTTGATATGCGAGCTCATGCAGAATGTCTTGATCTTGCTTTACTTGTGTTTTTTAACAGAACactaatctgttttttttttttttttttaattttttaattttttatgttttataacAGAACACTAATCTGTTTATggattatgaataaaaaaaaaaaaaatggatgattGAAAACGTGAAATGGGATGAAATGTATGAAATcttctttacttatcaaaaaaaaaaaaaatgtatgaaatctattatgacaattttttatactaattaaatTGTCTTTcattataaaaagaagaagataagcagagaatagtttcattttttatttgctaCACCACAAGCTGCTCAACTCTCACCGCCCTCATCCTAGCGAACGCCAAAACAAGGATTTGGATCCCCTCGAATTTTTAGAGAATTCgagtttttcaaattattaaatcTGACCGTCTATTATATctaagagttaaaaaaaatgaaatgttttTTGGTCTcattaaagaaatgaaaaaacttatttttttctcaaaataaaaaagcaacgCACAAatggatatatattttttgaagtaattttatttattttgattctctctcaaaacaaaaaacaacttaCAATTCGTTTacctcccaaaacaaaaacaaattatattaaattgtaatttctTTGAAgataagtcttttttttttctttttttcttttcaaatatgattttggataatttctcataattagGCTCTAAATCTagaattgttttaataatttagttAATAAGTTGAAGAGCAAATGATATGTAGTGGTTCCCCACCTAAAATACTTTGAgaaattgatcaaattgtacaaaatttaagaataaaaaatgcgAATATACACACGGTATATACTTTTGTTGAATATATCTCACATATCTCTTTAAATATATAATCTAATTATGGTAAATTgggaaaatagaaataaatatcTAATAATAATGTAGTTGCCTAATTTATGATATTACCCTTACCATATACGATCCGGTTTTCATGTCTATATAATTTTCtagcaaaatataattatttataattcGTATTACCTACCACGATATTAATATTACAGCTATTCGCCAAACAAGAAaccgaaaaaggaaaaaaaaaataataataataaataaattgataagaaattaagaataaatatTCGAAAATAAAAGCCTAACCCTGCGGCTTGGCGTTCTTATTCTCTAACCCTAAAGCAACAGAGAAACCAATGGCCAACGAATTGCCTGAAGACTTGGTGATGCAGATTCTGCTATGGCTTCCGGTCGTCTCTCTCTTGCGTTTCAAGTGCGTCTGCAAATCCTGGTACGCTCTCATCACACACCAAAACTTCGTAAGAAAACACCTCctacacaacaacaacaacaacagcaacacCCACCTTCTCCTTAAAACGAGCAACAAAACAATGGACGATTATGTTGTATCCACGATTTCTTATGAAGGACTCCAAATAACCCCCCTTACCCCCCTTACACAACCTGTACCTCCACAGTATTTTAGGAACGGCGAGGAGTTTGGCGAGTTTAGCGAGGTGTTTAGTATTTCTGTGGTGGGTTCTTGCAATGGTCTCGTTTGTATCCATGCTTGCGATAAATTGAAGGTTGTTATATGGAACCCTACAACTAGAGAAACAAAGGTTGTCCCCGAATCAAACCTGCCCATCTTCGCCCCCGCTGGCTATTGCACCCATATTCAAGGTATGGGATTTGGTTTTGATGCCAAAACTAATGACTACAAGGTAATCAACTTTGTTAGTATGTATGAACCAAATTTCGACAGCTATTTTACGAAGGACGTTAAAGAAATCATATACCAAAAAGAGGTATACAGCTTAAGCACCGATTCTTGGAGAAAAGTTGATGGACCCCAGTGTTTTATTGTGGAACATGTTCCGATGACATACATCACTGGGATGGGTTCTTGGCTGGCATATGTTGATTATGTTAATCAACGGGACTTATTTGTTTTGTCATTTGACATGAGCAATGAGGTATTCCTAAAAACACCACTTCCAGATAATGTTAATGGGCAAGCCCTTTTGGTGTTGAATGAATCGATAGCCATGGTTGCTTTCAAGCCGGTTGACGACAATTGGAGGGAGATTGGATTTGATATATGGTTGTTACTTAAAGTTGGTGTTAAGGACTCCTGGAATAGGCTTTTTACTATTGGACCATCGATTGCAAGAATTCACCAACCATTAGGATTTTGGAAGAATGACACCATGTTCTTGACTAAAATTGATAGCGGACAACTGTTCTTGTATGACCCCTCTACCCAACAAATGACTGATCTCCAAATTCATGGACATAGTGACTCGAAGGAGATGCAGTTGGTTACTTATATGGAGACCCTAGTTTCTGTCAAGGGAGGAAATGAATCTGAAGAATAGGACAATTGTTGACAAGGCTTGAGGGCCCATCTTTCTATATCTGTTCCAATTGTGTTTCAAGCAGCATATATGTGCTGAGATAATATTTTATGCTTATTCTTGTCAAAGATGTCTTTCTCAAATATTTATACACTTACATTTAACCCGTATTTCTTCACAccatctttattttaattatcatgAGGAATTATCTTTTCACCATCCCATAAGTTTAGTGtttcgtttatatatatatattgatatatttttttctagctACTTCATAGCAATTTACTCTTGAAGAGGTTTTTGTACTTAAAGTATGGTTGATGGGATCAGTGgacataattttcaaaattgagctttttgatttcataaaaaaatgacaGCATATTAGAACCTGATAATCAATGTTTTTTTAAGTCTATCCCTATTTCCATAAAATCCAATGCCTAAAAGTATTTTGGTTTATTAATGATAACATTTATTCAGAGTTtacattgaaaatttgaaatttcacttCAAAAAGGCTTCTGGCTATCTTGTTTTACAAACATAAATGTTGTCTGTGAACTATATGAAGTAAAAGTTGATAAGGGCTGTTAAGCTTTTAAGTCACCATAGACGCT
Coding sequences within it:
- the LOC132172897 gene encoding F-box/kelch-repeat protein At3g06240-like; this translates as MANELPEDLVMQILLWLPVVSLLRFKCVCKSWYALITHQNFVRKHLLHNNNNNSNTHLLLKTSNKTMDDYVVSTISYEGLQITPLTPLTQPVPPQYFRNGEEFGEFSEVFSISVVGSCNGLVCIHACDKLKVVIWNPTTRETKVVPESNLPIFAPAGYCTHIQGMGFGFDAKTNDYKVINFVSMYEPNFDSYFTKDVKEIIYQKEVYSLSTDSWRKVDGPQCFIVEHVPMTYITGMGSWLAYVDYVNQRDLFVLSFDMSNEVFLKTPLPDNVNGQALLVLNESIAMVAFKPVDDNWREIGFDIWLLLKVGVKDSWNRLFTIGPSIARIHQPLGFWKNDTMFLTKIDSGQLFLYDPSTQQMTDLQIHGHSDSKEMQLVTYMETLVSVKGGNESEE